The following DNA comes from Mycobacterium sp. MS1601.
GCCACCAGAGGACGACCGTCGGATGCCAAGTAGCCCAGCATCCCTGTCCTGGTTCCAGCGCTCAGGAACTCGACCACCTCAGGGGAGAGTTGGGTCATCGTCTACTCCTCACTCGGCGCGGTGGCACCGACACCGATGGTGATCTCGGGAGAGTCAGCTGGGTCCAGCCAGGTCAGAATCGACCGCATCTCGTCGCGCCCGATCGTGACACAGCCCGCCGTCGGGCCGTCATAGCTGACGTGCAGGAAGATGCCCGCCGACCGCCCCGGGATGCGCTCAGGGTTGTGTTCGATCAGCACCGCGTAGTCGTAGGTCGACCCTGAATCGAAGAGATTCTCGGCCCAGTCCGACGGGCTTTCCGTCGAATGGACGTGCGTGTTGTAGGTATCAGACTCGGGCTCCTCGTCCCACCAGTCCTCGTCGGTGGTCTGGAAGTACGGCAGCCGGGTGCCGGGGTTGGGCTCACGGCCGAACGCCTGACCAAGTGGAAAAGTACCCACCGGAGTGCGGAAGTCTTCGTCGGCAGGCTCTCCGACCCCCAACTCGCCGAGATCGGCGGGCGTGGGCCCGAGGACCACCCGCCAATGCCAGCCGTCCCGCTCGTAGGCGGTCAACGTGCCAGTCGGCGAATCCTCGGTGGGTGCGACGACCACGATCCGCTGCGTCGTGACCGGGGTTTGGGCCTCGGCCGTGCCGGTGGCTGTCCACATCAGCACGCCGACCGCGATGAGGACTTTGCGCACACGACGAGTCTAGGTGGACCAGCGCTTGACCGCGTGTTCCGTCATCAAGCCCAGGTCGGCGCGGCCTTCGCCGTCAGGCAGGTGGACCGGCTGCCACACCGACGGTGATCTGCGGCGCGGCGGCCGGGTCGAGCCAGGTCAGAATTCTGCGCATCTGGTCGCGGTCGACGGCCACGCAGCCCCAGGTGGGCTCGCCGTCGGTGACGTGCAGGAAGATGCCCGCCGACCGACCGGGGATGCGTTCGGGGTTGTGTTCGATCAGCACCGCGTAGTCGTAGATGATCCCCGAATCGAACAGGTTCTCAGCATCGTCGCTCGGACTCTCGGGGGAGTGCACGTGGAGGTTGTACGTCGGCGACTCTGGCTCCTCGTCCCACCAGTCCTCGTCGGTGGTCTGGAAATACGGCAGCCGGGTGCCGGGGTTGGGCTCACGGCCAAAGGCCTGACCGAGCGGAAAAGTACCCACCGGAGTGCGGAAGACGTTGTCTGCGGCCGGCCCGACGCCCAACTCACCGAGATCGGCAGGTGTGGGTCCGAGTACCACCTGCCACTGCCCGCCGATCCACTCGTATGCGGTCAGTGTCCCGGTCGGCGAATCCGGGGCGGACGCACTGACCACAATCCGCTGAGTCGTCGAGGGGGGTTGAGCGCCGGCTGTTGCGGTGGCCATCCACGTCAGCACGCCGATCACGCCGAGGAGTTTGCGCACACGACGAGTCTAGGTGTCGACGATGAGTTGCCGTCGGCGTCCTGGGCGGCGATCTGGTCTAGTCGTCCTTGCGGATCAAGCGTCCCAACGCCTCCCGGTCCGGCGCCAGGAGCTCGTCGATGCGCGGCTGGTTGACGTCCGCCACGATGATCTCGCCGACCTCCTGGTACACGTCACTGAAGATGCCGTGCGACTTCATCTTCTCGGTCTGGTAGATGTTGTCCTCGGTGGGCGTGACGTAGTAGACGATCTCCGGCTTGAAGCGGTGGATCAGCCACAGGTGGATGAGGTCCATCAAGCGCTTCTTGCGGAACTTCTCGGCGAAGGTGTTCTGATCGCGGACGGTCAGGATGCTGCGGCCGTGTCGGTCCTTGATCGGGTCCACCACCACGTTGGCCAGCGGATCATCGCCCTCGCCCAGGATCTGCAGATCCAGCACATCGGAGCCGGCGCGTCGCGGCCGCAGCTGGACCCGCAGGTTCTCGCCCAGCTTGTAGTGCGCACTCCACAACGCCAGCCACTCCTCGAGCAGCTTCTTGGGCACCTCGGTCTGTACCAGGTGCTGATGCTGGGTGGACCCCTTGCCCATCGCCTTGGTGGTAGCGGTACGCCCGGAGACCGCAGCCAGCGCCGCGTCGCTGCGCGGGCCACCGACCAGCGTTTGTGGTGTGCGGTAAGGGGATTCGACCAGGCGCATCTTCCGCTGCAACCGAGCCAGGGCGAGCATGCCCTCCTGCCTCAATGCGGTCGCGAACTCCTCGCAGGCCACGCCGTCGACTTGGTGGCCACCGTAGGTGATGAAGTTGAAGACGAAGCCCATCTTGCCGAGTTCCTCAGGGAAGGCGCGCATCTCGTCATCGGTCATCCCGGTGGTATCCCAGTTGAACGAGGGGGACAGGTTGTAGGCCAGCATCTTCTCGGGGTACACCGCGTGGATGGCTTCGGCGAACTCGCGGGCATCAGCGAGGTCGGCGGTCTTTGTCTCCATCCACAGCACGTCGGCGAAGGGCGCCGCCGCCAGGGATTTGGCGATGGCATACGGGATGCCGCCGCGCACCTGGAAGTAGCCTTCCGGAGTCTTGGCCCGTTCGCAGTCCCAGGCGACATCCGCGCCCAGTTCCTTGGCCTTCTCCCTGGCAGTGAACAGCGGTGCGCGAGCGGCGAATTCACGCCACTGCGCCGCACTCATCTCCGGCGATTCACCCTCGCGGGCGCGGAACTCCAACAGTTCGGCGACCGCCTCGCCATAGGTCTGCAGACCAGAGTCGACCTGCCAGACATCGATGAACTTCGACTCCACCTCGTCGTACACCGCGTCGATCGAGGTCACTTTGCCGTCCAGCCAGGCCGCTGCGGCATCGTCGATGACGGCCAGCAGGCCTTGGCGCTCCAGCCATGCTGTCGCGGTGGAGTATTCGCCTTCGGGTAGCGCATAGAGCATGTGCCCGTTGAGTTCGGTGGCTCCGCGCTCGTAGAAGCGGCGCATCACCGCGAGGAAACACGCCTTGTAGGAAGGGATTTTGAGGTTGGTGGCGCCGAGGAGGAACGGCTGGTCCCGCTCGTCGGCGCGACTGTCGATCAAGTTGGCAGCCTCGGCGTCGGTGCGCGCGACGATGATGCCGGGCACGCCCATGATGTCCAGCTGGAAGCGAGCGGCGTTGAGACGTTTGAGTTGCTCATCAGACGGCACCAGCACCTTGCCGCCCTGGTGGCCGCATTTCTTCGTGCCCGGTCGCTGGTCCTCGATGTGGTAGCCGGGCACGCCTGACTCGACGAAACGCCGAATCAGGTTGCGTACGTGAGGATCTCCGCCATGTCCGGTATCGGCGTCGGCGATGATGAACGGGCGGTAGTCGTAGGCAGGCGTGGCCGCACGCTGCGCTTCGGTCATCTGCAGCCGCAGGTACTGCTGATTTCGGTCGGCGGTCAGCAGCGCACGTACCAGGCCTGCGGCCTCGTCGGGAACCTGACTGAGCGGGTAGCTGGCCAGGTCCGGTCCGGGGTCTTCGCTGATGGAGCCTTTTGCCGAGGTGGCCCAGCCGCCGAGATAGATGCCCTCGATGCCCATCCGCTTCATCACCACGGCCTGGCCGGGGGAGTAGGGCCCGAAGGTGGTGATGCTCCTCTTCTGCGCGAAGAGTTCACGCAGCCGGGCGTGAAATGCCGTGGCGGCCTCGCGTGCCACCGGGTAGTCGGCGGGGATGGTGCCCCGTTGCTCCACCACCTGCCGTGCGCTGTAGAGCCGGATAATGCCCGCGAACCGGGGATCGTCGAAGTAGCGCTGGGTGGCGGCTACCTCTTGATCGAAGGGGGTCTGGGCGGTGGCGTCGGCGTCGATGGCCATGGGCTCACGCTCCTCGTTGAGCTCGCTTTTCCCTGTTGAGAGTGCCGAGTGTAGTCGTGTCGGCCGGTGGCCATGGCGGCATTGAAACTGCCCGGTTCGACTGAATTGGCCGCGTTGTGATCGAACGTGTGTGCGGCCACCCGTGACGGGCAGAACGGACCACGGCCACAATCGCCATTCCGATAGGCAATCGCGGCACGGGAACTCGACGGCGAGGAGCAACACGCCGCCTGGGTGACACCCATCACTCTGACCGGCATCTGCGATGGGCATCACTGGAGCGGATGAAAAGCCCACGCGCCCGGTCTATTTGACCTTCGTCACGGCAGCGGTGGTAGGCCACCGAAATCAGAACGCACGCACTACTGTCTCGCGGGTGATGCCGCCCAGTCTCGCCAAACCCGCGAATGCCGTGGGCGGTTTCTTCGCCATGTCACTGGACACCTTCGTCATGATGTTCCGACCGCCGTTCGCCTGGCGCGAGTTCATCCTGCAGACGTACTTCGTGGCCCGGGTCTCCATCGTGCCGACCATCATGTTGGCGATCCCGTTCACCGTCCTGGCGGTGTTCATCCTCAACATCCTGCTCGTGGAGTTCGGTGCCGCCGACTACTCAGGAACCGGTGCCGCACTGGGGGCCATCACCCAGATCGGCCCGGTGGTCACCGTCCTCGTGGTCGCCGGCGCGGGGGCCACCGCCATGTGCGCGGACCTCGGTGCCCGCACCATCCGCGAAGAACTCGACGCCATGCGCGTACTCGGCATCCAGCCCATCCAGGCCTTGGTGGTCCCGCGGGTGCTGGCCGCAACCTTGGTGTCGGTGTTGCTCAACTCGATCGTCGCGGTCGTCGGCATCACCGGAGGCTTCATCTTCTCGGTGTTTGTCCAGAACGTCACCCCTGGCGCGTTCGTGGCGGGCATGACACTGCTGACCGGCCTGCCGGAGATCGTCATATCACTGGTGAAAGCCACCTTGTTCGGTATCACCGCCGGCCTGATCGCGTGCTACAAAGGCATCTCCGTCGGCGGTGGGCCCGCCGGTGTCGGCAATGCCGTCAACGAAACCGTGGTCTTCGCTTTCATGGCGCTCTACCTCATCAACGTGGTGGTCACCGCCGTCGGCGTCAAGGCCACCCTGTGAATCTCGAGAGCCTGGACCGACTGGGGGAACAGACGGCGTTCTACGCGCAATCGGTGCGCTCCATGGGCGACGCATGTGTGCACTACCGCGGCGAGATCCTGCGGCTGGTCGCACAGATGAGCCTGGGCACCGGCGCGCTGGCGATGATCGGCGGCACCATCGTCATCGTCGGATTCCTGGCGCTGTCGGCGGGAGCGCTCATCGCCGTCCAGGGCTACACCCTGTTGACCGGCATCGGCGTCGAAGCACTCACGGGCTTCACCTCGGCGTACCTCAACGTCCGACTGATCGCCCCGTTGACGGCGGGTATCGGCCTGGCCGCCACCATCGGCGCCGGTGCCACCGCACAACTGGGCGCCATGCGGATCTCCGAGGAAATCGACGCACTGGAAGTCATGGGTATCCGCTCCATTGCCTATCTGGTCTCCACCCGGCTCATCGCCGGTGTGTTGGTGGTCGTCCCACTGTTCTGCATCGGCGTGCTCATGTCGTTCATCGCGGCCAGACTGGGCACCACACTGGTTTACGGGCAGTCCACCGGCGTCTACGACCACTACTTCGACACCTTCCTCAATCCCACCGACCTGCTGTGGTCGCTGGGGATGGCCGTTGCCATGGCGGTGGTGGTCATGGTGATTCACACCTACTACGGCTACACGGCAACGGGTGGACCCGCCGGTGTCGGCGAGGCGGTGGGCCGTGCTGTGCGTGCCTCGCTGATCGGCGTCGTCTTCATCACACTGGTGGTCTCACTGTCCGTGTACGGGCAGTCCGGCAACTTCCACCTGTCGGGCTAGCCAGTTGCACCCTCGCCTGTGGGCTCTGACCCTCATCACCGGAATCGTCGCGCTCGTCGGGCTCACCGCAGTGCTTTTCAGCGGCTCGCTGCGGTCGACGATCCCCATCACCGTGACCAGCGACCGTTCCGGCCTGGTGATGGAACCGGGCGGCAAGGTCCGGCTCCGCGGCATCGAGGTGGGACAGGTGGCACACGTCGGCGGCGGCAGTCACTCCGCCACACTGGCATTGGAGCTCGACCCCGACCAGCTCCCGTTCATCCCAGACAACGTCGAGGCCGAGATCAAGGCCACCACCGCGTTCGGCGGCAAGTTCGTCAACCTCGTGGTCCCGGATGACCCGAGTGCGACGGCCATCTCCGCGGGTGCGGTGGTGCGCTCACGCAACGTCACCTCCGAGGCCAACACCGTCTTCGACAACCTCGTGCGGCTGCTCGACCAGGTGGACCCCGCCAAACTCAACGCCATCATCTCGGCACTGTCAGAAGGATTCAGCGGTCGGGGGGAGCGCATCGGTGAGGCCATTGCGGCGTCCAATCAAGTTCTGGCAGAACTGAATCCACGCGCCGATATCGTCCGCCAAGACCTGGTGGCACTCGCGAGGGCCAGTGCCGCCTACGGCGGTGCGGCACCGGACATCCTGCAGATCCTGGACTCAGCCAGCACCACCAGCTCCACGATCACGGCTAACGCCACCGCACTGGACGCACTCCTGGTCGGGGTCATCGGGTTGTCGCGCGCCGGGATCGACCTCATCACACCGAACCAGGGAAACCTCGTTGCGGCCGTCAACCAACTGGAACCCACCACCGACCTGCTGCACAAATACGACCCGATCTACACCTGCACGCTGTTGGGCGCCGTGGAACAACTCAACGGTCTGGGCGACGGGTACCGCGTCACCGGGGGCAACGGGCGCACAGCGATGCTGGACGCGGGCCTGCTCTTCGGCGACGACCAGTACCGCTTCCCCGATCACCTGCCGATCGTCGCCGCCAAGGGCGGACCCGACGGCAAGCCGGGCTGCGGATCCCTGCCGCTGGTGTCGGAGAACTACCCGGTGCGCCAGCTCGTCACCAACACCGGGTGGGGCACCGGCCAGGACCTGCGGACAAATCCTGGGATCGGGTTCCCCGGCTGGGCCAACTACTTCCCGGTGACCCGCCCGATTCCGGAGCCGCCGGTGGTGCGCGATCCCGCTCCGGCCGGCCCGGCGCCAGGGCCCACACGATGAACAACAACCTCGGCAAGGCCGTGCGGTGGCTCGCGGTCTTCATGACCGTCTGTCTGGCTGGGCTTTTCGCGCTCATTGCCGCATTCGGTGAGCTCCGCTTCGACCCGTCGCACACCTACGACGCCGAATTCCACAACGTCTCCGGACTGGAGGGCGGCAACTTCGTGCGTATCGCCGGTGTCGAAGTCGGCAAGGTCTCCGACATCAGGCTCAGGCGTGACGGGACCGCGGTGGTGACGTTCACCGCCGACGACACTGTGGTGCTGACGCACGGCACTCGTGCTGTGATCCGCTACTCCGACCTGGTCGGCGGCCGCTATCTTGCTCTCGAAGAGGGGGCGGGGGACACCACACGCTTGGCACCAGGTCAGACCATCCCCGTCGCGCAGACTGCGCCTGCGCTGGATCTGGATGCTCTGATCGGCGGATTCCGGCCGCTGTTTCGAGCCTTGGACCCCGACCAGGTGAACACCCCGACCGGCGAGCTGATCCAGGCGTTCCAGGGGCAGGGGTCAACGGTGACGTCGCTGTTGCGGCACACCGCCGAGTTCTCCCACCGCCTGGCTGACCGCGACGAACTGATCGCAGCGGTGATCACCAACCTCGACACGGTACTGGGCAGTCTGAGCGCCCAGAGTATGCAGTTCGACAAGGCTGTCTCCGCACTCTCACAATTGGTTTCAGGTCTCGCGCAACGCGGTCCGGAGATCGCCAGTTCGATCGCCGCCACCAACGCCGCGGCGGTCACCGTCACCGATCTCCTGGCCAGGGCCCGCACTCCTTTCAAAGATGTTGTCGCCCAAACTGATCGTGTCGCAGCCATCGCGGTGGCCGACAAGGACTATCTGGAGAACTTCCTGGACACGCTGCCCGACGCCTACCGAATGCTGGGCCGCCAAGGGCTTTACGGCGACTTCTTCACTTTCTACCTCTGTGACCTGTCGCTGAAGGTCAACGGCCAAGGCGGCCAACCGACCTACATCAAGCTGGCGGGCCAGGACACCGGGCGGTGCGCACCTAAATGAAGCCCTTCTCCGATCGCAACCCCGCCCTGATCGGCGCTATCGGGGTCAGCCTCACCGCAGTCGTCGCGCTGACCACGTTGAACTACGATCGGATTCCACTGCTGTCTGGATCCGACTCCTACTCTGCCTACTTCGCAGAGATCGGCGGCCTCGCCGTAGACGCACCCGTGCACGTCTCCGGCCTGGAAGTGGGCAAGGTGTCGCGCATGGCACTCGAACGCGGGAAAGTGTTGGTGGAGTTCGACATCGACAGTGACGTCTTCGTCGGCAACCGGTCCGAGGCTGCCATCAAGACGAACACCGTGCTCGGAGCCCGGGTCCTCGACATCACCACCAGGGGCGACGAGCCCTTGGACGAACCCATCCCCGAGGACAGGACCACCGCTCCATACGAACTGCCTGACGCACTCGCCGACCTCACCACCACCGTCGAGGACATCGACACCGGTACCGTTTCCGCGTCGCTGGACACCTTGGCACAGACATTTCAGGACACCCCAACCGAATTGAGATTCGCTCTCGACGGGGTATCTCGGCTGTCGGAGAGCCTGGCCCGTCGCGACCAGCAGTTGCGCAGCCTGCTCGCCAATGCCAACGAGGCCACCACGGTGTTGGCCCGGCGTACCGATGACGTGGTGCGCCTCATCGGCGACTCACAGTCGCTGCTGCTGGCGTTGCGTGCCCAGAGCGACTCGCTGGACGCCATTGCCGGCAACATCACCGCTCTGGCCAGGCAACTCGAGGCCTTCATCGCCGAGAACCGGGAGCAGTTCCAGCCAGCCCTGGAAAAGCTCAACGGTGTGCTGGCCATAGTCGACAGCCGCCGCGACAAGGTGCAGGATTCCATCCGGCGGCTCAACAGCTACACCATGTCACTCACCGAGTCGGTGTCCTCGGGACCGTTCTTCAAGTCCTATGTCGCCAATCTGCTGCCCGGACAGTTCGTGCAGCCGTTCGTCGATGCCGCTTTCGCCGAGCGGGGCCTTGACCCGAATGTGCTGCTGCCCAGCGAGAGCTCGGATCCACAAATCGGGCAGCCCGGAACACCGGCGCTGCCGATCCCGCTGCCGCGCACCGGCGGAGAGGCGCCACGATGACCACACGCAAAGCAGTGGGCGCACTGCTGGTGGCCTGTCTGGTAGCCGGCCTGGTCGTGGTGTGGCGTCCCGGTGCCGTCGCACGAACCGACGTGGTGGCCTACTTCCCGTCCACCAACGGACTGTACGAGGGGGATGAGGTCCGGATACTCGGCATGCCGGTGGGGCGGATCGAGACCATCACCCCGGAACCGCAGCGGGTCAAGGTGACGTTCTGGGTGGACCGGCAGTACCCGATCCCCGCCGACGTCAACGCCGTGATCATCTCGCCGGCCCTGGTCAGCGCCAGAGCCATTGCGCTGACCCCGGCGTACCTCGACGGCGCACAACTGACCAGCGGCAGCGTCATCCCCGAAAGTCGAACCGCCGTGCCCGTCGAGTGGGACGATCTGCGTGCGCAACTGCACAAGCTCACCGAGTCCCTGCAGCCCGCACAACCCGGCGGAGTCAGCACGCTGGGCGCTTTCGTCAGCAGCACCGCAGACAATCTGCGCGGCCAGGGCGCCACGGCCCGCGGCGCCATCATCGAGCTTTCCCAGGCACTGTCGGCGCTCGGCGATCACAGCGGGGACGTCTTCGCCACAATCCGGCATCTGTCCGCGCTGGTCTCGGCGCTCGAGGGCAGCACCGATCTGATGGCTCACCTCAACCAGAATCTGGCCGCCGTCACCGCCACCCTGGCAGGAGATCCCGACGAAATCGGCGCTGCCACCCGCGCCATCAACGACGTGGTCGGCGACGTCCAATCCTTCGTCGGGCAGAACCGCGAAACCCTGGGAATCACCGCGGATTCCCTGACATCGGTGTCCACTGCCCTCACGGAGAGCCTCGACGACATCGAGCAGACACTGCACATCGCCCCGACCGCACTGTCCAACTTCATCAACATCTACCAACCCGCACAGGGCTCACTGTCCGGAGCACTGGTGATGAACAACTTCGCCAACCCGATTTCGTTCATCTGCGGGGCCATCCAGGCCGCCTCCCGAAAGGGGGCCGAGGAGTCCGCGAAACTGTGCGCTCAGTACCTGGCGCCGATCATCAAGAACCGCCAGTACAACTTCCCGCCCATCGGCATCAATCCGTTTGTCGGGACACAGGCGCGGCCCAACGAGATCACCTACAGCGAGGACTGGCTACGACCGGGCGCGAGCCTGCCGGAACTGATGATGCCGGGAGCGGGCTCATGAAACGGATTGTCTGTGCGGCGGTGTGTCTTGTCGCCCTCACCGGCTGCAGCTCGTGGCGGGGCGTCAACTCGCTACCACTTCCTGGCACCGAGGGCCGCGGCGAGGGCACCTACCAGATCCAGGTGCAGCTGCCCGATGTGTCCAACATTCAACCCAATTCGCGAGTGCGCGTCGGTGACGTCAACGTCGGCAATGTCACCGGCATCGAGCGACAGGGCTGGCACGCATTGCTGACCATCGACCTCAACGGCGATGTCGAGTTACCCGCGAACAGCACCGCGACAGTGGGGCAGACGAGCCTGCTCGGGTCACTGCACGTGGAGCTGGCTCCGCCCATCGGCATCGCCCCGCAGGGCCGTTTGCAGGACGGGGCGCTCATCCCGCTGTCGTCCAGCGGCGCCTACCCCTCCACCGAGCAGACTCTGGCGGCGGTATCGACGTTGCTCAACAACGGTGGCGTCGGTCGACTCCAGGACCTCACCGATGCGCTGGGTACCGCACTGGCTGGGCGTGGCGGCGAACTGCACACGCTCATCACCCAATTGGACACCTTCATCGCCCATGTCGACTCCCAGACCGACGACATCACGGGCTCCGTGGACGAGCTCAACGGTCTGGTCGGGCAGGTTGCGGCGCAACAACCTGTGGTGGACAGAGCAATCGAGACCATTCCCGATGCGTTGGCGGTGCTCAGCCAGCAGCGCGACCACCTGGCCGAGGCTCTGGTGCAGTTCGGGCAGTTCGCCGCCGTCACCGCCGATTCGGTGAACCTGACCAAGGAAGCACTGATCAGTGAGTTAGAAGATCTTGCGCCGGTGCTGAAATCGCTGGCGGATGCGGGTCCGGCGATGACCCGCTCGCTCAGTCACCTCGGCACGTTCCCCTGGCCGAAGGAGACCATCGGCAACTGGATCCGGGGTGACTACGGAAACCTCTCACTGGCCATCGATCTCACGCTGAGCCGACTGGATGCCTCACTGTTCACCGGCACCCGCTGGGAGGGCGACCTGACCGCACTCGAACTGCAGTGGGGCCGCACGCTCGGACAGAAGCCCAGCCCGTACACCGCCGGCAACCCGCTGGTCGTGCCCTACCAGACCGTGCAGGGCCCGTGAGATGCGACTGACGAGACGTCTGCGGATCCAGTTGGCGGTACTGCTGGTCATCGGGTTGACCGCTGCCGTCGTGATGGCGATCAACTATGTCAAGGTGCCCGCGCTCCTGGGTATCGGCCAGTACCGCGTGATCGTCGAACTACCCGAATCCGCAGGTCTGTATCCCAGCGGCAACGTCACCTATCGCGGAGTCACCGTCGGTCGCGTCGACGACGTCCGGTTGACCACCACCGGAGTCGAAGCCGTGCTCGCGCTGCGCACCGGCACTGACATCCCGTCGGATCTCGACGCCGAGGTGCACAGCCAGTCCGCAGTGGGGGAGCAGTACGTGGCGCTGCTGCCGCGCTCCGATGCTGCCCAGCCGCTTCGAGACGGTGACGTGATCCCGCTGTCACGCACCACCATCCCGGCTGATCTCAACGAGTTGCTGGACGCCACCAATGCCGGTCTGCTGGCCATTCCCGGCGACGATCTGCGCACGGCGATCGACGAGTCCGCCACGGCGGTGGCAGGCCTGGGTCCGGAGCTGAGCCGCCTCATCGACGGAGCCACAGGAGTGGCCATCGACGCCCGAGACAACCTCGGTCCACTGATCACGCTCATCGACAAGGCCGCCCCGGTGCTGGACTCCCAGGCCGACACGGCAGCAGATATCCAGGCGTGGTCGTCGCATGTCGCCGAGCTCACCGCCCAGTTGCGGGACAACGATGCGGCCGTGGCCGGGATAGTGCAGGGTGGCGGTCCGGCCACCGACGAGGTGCGGGCACTGTTGGATCGGGTGCAGCCGACCGTGCCGATCCTGCTCGCCAATCTGGTGAGCATCGGCGAGGTGGCCCTGGAGTACAACGCCAGCCTCGAGCAGATCCTGGTGCTCTTTCCCCAGGGCACCGCGATCTTCCAGCAGCTCGGCGTGCCCACCCACGGCACCGGCCTGCCGCCGGGTGGCTACCTGGACTTCAACCTCAACTTCAACCTCCCGCCACCCTGCACCACCGGATTCCTCCCCGCTCAGCAACGCCGGGCGCCCGCCCTCGAAGATGCCCCCGACCGTCCGGCGGGTGACCTGTACTGCCGCATTCCTCAGGACTCGATGTTCAATGTCCGTGGGGTGCGCAACATTCCATGCCAGACGGTGCCGGGCAAGCGAGCCCCTACGGTGAAGATGTGCGAGAGCGACGAGAGCTACGTCCCGCTCAACGACGGGATGGCGTGGAAGGGGGACCCGAACGCGACCCTGTCCGGTCAGCCGATTCCGCAGGTGGCTTCGGTGGAGTACGACCCGGCTACCGGCACCTACCTCGCTCCCGGCGGCACGGTCGGTCGGCGGCCCGATCTGGCTGCCGGCGTGCCGACCGAGAAGACGTGGGAGTCGCTGTTGGTTCCGCCGGGACGGTAACTCAGCGATTGCGATCGGCTAACGATCGTGCACGTTTCCAGTCCGGGGGTGTCCACCGGGAATGCGGTTGTGATGACGTGGATATCAATGGCTCACTCCCGCACGTTGCTGACATCCCTGGCCGCAGCCGGCGCCGTCCTGGCATCGGCGCCCCTGGCGCACGCTGCGCCGCCATCCG
Coding sequences within:
- a CDS encoding L,D-transpeptidase family protein, with translation MRKVLIAVGVLMWTATGTAEAQTPVTTQRIVVVAPTEDSPTGTLTAYERDGWHWRVVLGPTPADLGELGVGEPADEDFRTPVGTFPLGQAFGREPNPGTRLPYFQTTDEDWWDEEPESDTYNTHVHSTESPSDWAENLFDSGSTYDYAVLIEHNPERIPGRSAGIFLHVSYDGPTAGCVTIGRDEMRSILTWLDPADSPEITIGVGATAPSEE
- a CDS encoding ABC transporter permease; translated protein: MNLESLDRLGEQTAFYAQSVRSMGDACVHYRGEILRLVAQMSLGTGALAMIGGTIVIVGFLALSAGALIAVQGYTLLTGIGVEALTGFTSAYLNVRLIAPLTAGIGLAATIGAGATAQLGAMRISEEIDALEVMGIRSIAYLVSTRLIAGVLVVVPLFCIGVLMSFIAARLGTTLVYGQSTGVYDHYFDTFLNPTDLLWSLGMAVAMAVVVMVIHTYYGYTATGGPAGVGEAVGRAVRASLIGVVFITLVVSLSVYGQSGNFHLSG
- a CDS encoding MCE family protein, producing the protein MHPRLWALTLITGIVALVGLTAVLFSGSLRSTIPITVTSDRSGLVMEPGGKVRLRGIEVGQVAHVGGGSHSATLALELDPDQLPFIPDNVEAEIKATTAFGGKFVNLVVPDDPSATAISAGAVVRSRNVTSEANTVFDNLVRLLDQVDPAKLNAIISALSEGFSGRGERIGEAIAASNQVLAELNPRADIVRQDLVALARASAAYGGAAPDILQILDSASTTSSTITANATALDALLVGVIGLSRAGIDLITPNQGNLVAAVNQLEPTTDLLHKYDPIYTCTLLGAVEQLNGLGDGYRVTGGNGRTAMLDAGLLFGDDQYRFPDHLPIVAAKGGPDGKPGCGSLPLVSENYPVRQLVTNTGWGTGQDLRTNPGIGFPGWANYFPVTRPIPEPPVVRDPAPAGPAPGPTR
- a CDS encoding L,D-transpeptidase family protein produces the protein MRKLLGVIGVLTWMATATAGAQPPSTTQRIVVSASAPDSPTGTLTAYEWIGGQWQVVLGPTPADLGELGVGPAADNVFRTPVGTFPLGQAFGREPNPGTRLPYFQTTDEDWWDEEPESPTYNLHVHSPESPSDDAENLFDSGIIYDYAVLIEHNPERIPGRSAGIFLHVTDGEPTWGCVAVDRDQMRRILTWLDPAAAPQITVGVAAGPPA
- the aceA gene encoding isocitrate lyase ICL2, whose translation is MAIDADATAQTPFDQEVAATQRYFDDPRFAGIIRLYSARQVVEQRGTIPADYPVAREAATAFHARLRELFAQKRSITTFGPYSPGQAVVMKRMGIEGIYLGGWATSAKGSISEDPGPDLASYPLSQVPDEAAGLVRALLTADRNQQYLRLQMTEAQRAATPAYDYRPFIIADADTGHGGDPHVRNLIRRFVESGVPGYHIEDQRPGTKKCGHQGGKVLVPSDEQLKRLNAARFQLDIMGVPGIIVARTDAEAANLIDSRADERDQPFLLGATNLKIPSYKACFLAVMRRFYERGATELNGHMLYALPEGEYSTATAWLERQGLLAVIDDAAAAWLDGKVTSIDAVYDEVESKFIDVWQVDSGLQTYGEAVAELLEFRAREGESPEMSAAQWREFAARAPLFTAREKAKELGADVAWDCERAKTPEGYFQVRGGIPYAIAKSLAAAPFADVLWMETKTADLADAREFAEAIHAVYPEKMLAYNLSPSFNWDTTGMTDDEMRAFPEELGKMGFVFNFITYGGHQVDGVACEEFATALRQEGMLALARLQRKMRLVESPYRTPQTLVGGPRSDAALAAVSGRTATTKAMGKGSTQHQHLVQTEVPKKLLEEWLALWSAHYKLGENLRVQLRPRRAGSDVLDLQILGEGDDPLANVVVDPIKDRHGRSILTVRDQNTFAEKFRKKRLMDLIHLWLIHRFKPEIVYYVTPTEDNIYQTEKMKSHGIFSDVYQEVGEIIVADVNQPRIDELLAPDREALGRLIRKDD
- a CDS encoding MCE family protein; the encoded protein is MNNNLGKAVRWLAVFMTVCLAGLFALIAAFGELRFDPSHTYDAEFHNVSGLEGGNFVRIAGVEVGKVSDIRLRRDGTAVVTFTADDTVVLTHGTRAVIRYSDLVGGRYLALEEGAGDTTRLAPGQTIPVAQTAPALDLDALIGGFRPLFRALDPDQVNTPTGELIQAFQGQGSTVTSLLRHTAEFSHRLADRDELIAAVITNLDTVLGSLSAQSMQFDKAVSALSQLVSGLAQRGPEIASSIAATNAAAVTVTDLLARARTPFKDVVAQTDRVAAIAVADKDYLENFLDTLPDAYRMLGRQGLYGDFFTFYLCDLSLKVNGQGGQPTYIKLAGQDTGRCAPK
- a CDS encoding MlaE family ABC transporter permease, with amino-acid sequence MPPSLAKPANAVGGFFAMSLDTFVMMFRPPFAWREFILQTYFVARVSIVPTIMLAIPFTVLAVFILNILLVEFGAADYSGTGAALGAITQIGPVVTVLVVAGAGATAMCADLGARTIREELDAMRVLGIQPIQALVVPRVLAATLVSVLLNSIVAVVGITGGFIFSVFVQNVTPGAFVAGMTLLTGLPEIVISLVKATLFGITAGLIACYKGISVGGGPAGVGNAVNETVVFAFMALYLINVVVTAVGVKATL